In Campylobacter showae, the genomic stretch TCGTTATCCGCGATGCCTTCTTGTAGGCCAGTTATATAGTCGTTTAGCATGCTTTTTGCGTTGGTATCGACTCGCTCGTCGCCAAATGCGTCGTTTGGCGAGAGCCACGCATTTTGCGGGTCGTTTGCTACCGGGATAAATTTAAAAAACGTGCCCTTAAACGTGAGATACGCGATGTTTAGTCGCTCGTCAAATTTGATGAGGTCGTTATCGAGCGTACCTCGTTTAGAGAGCGGTTTTTCGTTCGCGGCTTCGACCTGCGCGGCTAGTTTATATTCGCCGTTTGCGTCAAAAGCGTCCCTAAAGCTCGCGTAATCTCCGCTCAAATTTAACATCTTTTTGATCTCGCCGTTTTTTATTTTGACGATTTTGATATCTTGCCACAGCGCGGGATTTAGATTCATCCCAAGCACGATTTGTTCGGCGCTTAGGCCATAAAGCGAGTCTGTGCCGGAAATTTTATTTACGATTTCGCCGGCTTCCGTGCTAAGCGGCTTTATCCTGCCCGCGTAGTCTTGCACTAGAAGCTTTGCAAATTCGCCGTTAGCGTGAGCGGCGGTGTTTGTGGCGAAAGTTTTTAAAATCTCGCTCTCGTTTTGCTCGGCTGCGTTTGCGCTAAAATTTAAAAAACCAAGTGCGATAAATGCTGCGACGAGCGAAAATCGGCTGTTTTTGATGAAATTTATGAGCTTTAAAAAGCGGCTGTTTTTGGTAAAAAAGTTGCCGATGACGCCGACGCAAAGCAAGAAATATCCGATGTAGGTAGGAATTTTACCAGGATCGCGGTTGACCTCTAGTACAGTGCCTTGCTCGTCCGCGTCGTAGGATGACTGAAAGAGTTTAAAGCCTTGCAAATTTAGCGGATGATTCATGTAAATTTTATATCTCGTTAAAACCTCGCCCGCGTCTGAAAGCGCCTCTACGTCGCTAGAGTATGAGGACGGGCTTTGCGAGCCTGGGTAGCGCTCAAGCTCAAATTTAATAAGCTTTATCGAAAACGGCAAGCTAACTAGCTTTGAGCCCCATGTTAGCATTATCTCCTCGCCGTCAAAATTTAGCGTGCTAGGCTCGCCCAGCCAGCCTACGCCGCCGTGGATTTTAGCCGTTTGTTCTCGCTGCCCTTCAAAACCGGCTTTTACTACGAGAGTACCGCGCTCGCCTTTGGGCGCTGGTTTATAGGAGTCAAATTTGACGGTGAAATTTTTGGAATTTATACTTTGCGTGAAGCTAAAATTATTATCGCCGATTTGGGATAAATTTAGCGGATACTCGAAAAATGCGTCTTTTGTGCGTATTTGCAAAAACGGCTTGACGCTTACCATCTCGTTTTCGCTCTCACCCGCTCTTACGTGCAGTACGCCCTCGGCGCCCAGATAACGCGTTAGCGCCGCACCGATAAAGATAACGATAAATGCCGCGTGAAGTACGAATGAACCGAAGCGGCGCCACATTTTTGTTTTTATGATTATGTCGAGTAGGCCCAGCGTCGCAGCGCCCATGACGCACTCGTACCAGCGCGCCTCATAGACTAAAATTTTAGCCGTTTGCGTATCGTAAATGCTCTCTAAGAAGGTTGCGACACCTGCACCCGCGGCAAGGATAAAGAGGAGGCAGAGCGCAAATTTGTAAGAAGTGAAAAATCTAAATAAATTTACGCCCAAAATCGCCTCTTTCGAATTTTTACATTATTATATCGTAAGTTTGACCTGCGTATAGTATAAACATTCTAAGAAGTAATACTCCGACCACGCTGGCAAGCGCGCTAACGTAGAACGCAAACGCGGTGTGAGCGATCTTTTTGCCGAGTGCGAAATTTAAAACTAGCGGTACGCAAAAACCAACGCCTACGACGCCTAGCCAAAACATCTTCGCATAAAATCCCTCGCTAAATGCGACACTCGCGGCTTTTTGCACGTCGCTTCCGGTGATTAGCGAGACGAAAATCATGCCGATTAGTAAAATTTCCATCGCCAAAACCGGCCACTCGACAGCGTGCAAGGTTTTTAGATCGCCGCCGTGCGGGTCAGCTCTAAAGAAAAGCGCGGCTATCAGGCTTGAGCCCGCGATGCCTGCCGATAAGCCAGACGCCACGAAAAGCGCAGGTAAAACAGCGGTATTAAGGATAGGAAATCTAACTAAAACCGAGATCAAAAATCCCGTATATGCGCAGATCGCGACCGCAAAAAGAAGCGTAAGCGCAAGAAGTAGCGGACGAAGCGCGTTTACGATTTTCATCACAAGCTCGAAAAGCCCTTTTAAAAAGCTAAGATTGCGCGTCAAAAACTCTCTTAGGCAATCTTCAAACGCATAAAGGCAGGCTACGAAGCTAAGCGGGATATAGACGCAAAGCGCTGCAACGCCCACGGACATAACCGATGTGAAGTTATAATTAATCAAAATTTTCCAAAAAAGAAGCGGTCGCTCTAAATCGGCTACCAGGCAGACCATGCCGAGTAAGATCGTAACTAAAGATAGCAATGACGCAGCCTTAAACAGCGGCGTGCTTTCGGTCTGATTTTTATAAAATTTGACGAGGATCGCGACGATCAAAGCGCCGCCGCTCATACCCGCTAGCAAGAGATAAACCGCTATCGGCCAGCCCCACTCTACGCCGTGCGAGAAGGTCGCAGTGAAATTTATAGCTCCGTTCATATCACACCCCCAATTTAACCGCAGGAATATAGCGCAGGCTCGGCTTCGTGCCGCACTCAGGATGCATGCGCAGGCTGTCTTTTACGCGAAGTAGCTGGCTGATGTGCGAGTTTTCGTCGTTTAGATCGCCAAATACGATCGCCTCGTATCTGCACGCCTCGATACAGGCGGGCTCGTGACCGTCTTTTAAATTCGTATCCAAGCAGAAGTTGCAGCTCTCTGCGGCTCTTGTTTCGTGGTTTATGAAGCGCACGTCGTAAGGACAGGCGACGATGCAGTATTTACAGGCGATACAGTCGTCGGTGTTCATCGTCGTAATGCCGGTTTTTTCGTCCTTGTGACAGGCTTTGGTCGGGCAGACGTTCACGCACGGTGCGTCCTCGCACTGCTGACAAGATACCCTGACGTAGCGCTTTTCTTTTAAATTTAGCGGATCGGTTTTATCCTGGATAAAAAGCCTCATCTGACCTTTCGGAACCGAATTTACCTTTTTACAGGCGATCTCGCAGTCGGTACAGCCGACGCATTTGTTCTGATCGAATATCATGCCATAGTGCGGCTTTTTGCCGTTTTCCGTTTGGGCGTCTAAATTTATACTCTTGCCCAGTACGCTAGTCGCTCCCGCAACTGCCGCGCCCGAAGCAAGGAATTTAAAAAACGTCCTTCTTGTATTTTGCTCTTTCATATTCTTCTCCATCCGTATGGATTAAATATCCTAAATTTATCTACCAACGCTACTTCCGTGGCTATGCGCGCCATGGAAATTTCGCGGCTGAGTTTCGCTTAGTTTTTTGGCTGCGCCGGCTAACTCGCCAGGTTTTAGCGCCTTTACTAGCTCGACTTCAAAAATCAGCGTCGAGCCGCCCGGTATCTCGTCCGCGCCCTCGTCTCCGTAAGCTAGGTGAGACGGGATGACGAATTTATATTTCGAGTTACCGTTCATCATCATGAGGCCCTCTTGTAGGCCGTCTATTAAATTTACCATAGAGAGGATCGCAGGCTCGTTTCTAGAGTACGTGTCGTCAAAAACTTTGCCGTTTATGAGGTAGGCTTTATAGTTTAGCGCTACGACGCTCTCAGGCCTTGGCTTGTCGCCGTCGCCGACGGCTATGACTTCGTACTGAAGCCCTGATTTAGTCGTTTTGACCTTTTTGTTTTTGGCGTTTTTCGCCATAAATTCTTCGCCCTCTTTTAAATTTTTTTCAAGCGCTTTTTTTAGCGCGTTTTGGGTTAGCTTATTTAGTTTTTCATCCCTTTGATTAAGCAGGGAGATTATTTCTTCGTCCGTTAGTTTTTGTTCTTTTTTAAAGGCGTCTGCAAAGCCGTCTAAAAGAGCCTTGCTGTCAAATTTAACGCCTAGGCTTTCTTGTTTTTTTAGTTGTGCGGATATATAGGTTCCGGTTGAAATTCCGATACTGTATGATTCTTTTTGCTCTTGCGTCATCGCCTCTTTGTCTGCAGCGCTTGCGTACAAAACGCAGCCGGCCGTTAGGTAGAGAGCTAAAAGCGGATTTTTGCTAAGTTTAAAACGCATAAATTTTACCTTATTAAATTTGGACGCCGTAAAATCGCGGCGTCCGTAATCGTATCATAAATTGTTGTTTATGATTCTTTGGGCTTCTTTGATGTACTCTTTAGAAGCGTCGAGTCTTTGTTTTGTATATTTAAAGCCGTGCATACCCCATGAGCCGTCTTTTTGTAGCAAGTCAACTGTGTCTTGCGCTTTTTCGATTAGCTCATAAACTCTCGTCTTATCGCTAGGGCTTAGTTTCTTAGTTTCTAAGATAGCATAAAGTCCCTCGATACCGATTTTGACTTGAGAGAAGTCGTTTTTAACAGGAGTTTGCCATCCCATTACTTCGTCGTAAACCTGTTTTTGGTTCTTGAAGTGTAGGGTAGGTTTTAGCTCAGATAGAACAGGGCTGTGGCAGCCTTTAGTATCTTGCATATCTTTATCCGCCCAAGACGTTCTAGCGCACGCCCACATTAGGTCAACGAAGTTATGTCCGTTTTTATCTCTTTGGAAGTGCCAATCTTTAGCATCTCTTGGTCCTTTAGCCGCGTCGCCCGCAACTAGAGATTTTCTAGCAGGATCTACGTCGATCTTCCAGATGTGCGATCTTCTTTGAGTATCGAATCCCGCGTTGTCTTGGAACTGAATAGCGTAGAAGTTCTCGCAGCTCATCATGAACGGCATATGGCAAGATGCGCAAGTGTTATCTTTATGCGTATCGGCTCTAGAAGCGATATATGCTTGCTCTTTGTGGCAATCTTGACAATCTTTTCTGATTTTTGGTTTAGTGTAAAGCGCACTTAGGTAGCCTTGCTCTGAGTTATAGTTTACGCCTTTGATAGTCTTATCGCCTACAACCGGACCTGTGTTATCGTGAGGATCGTGGCAAGTGGTGCAGCGCATACCTTTATCGTAGTGAGCGGTAAAGTATGATTGTGAACCCTCAGATCCGCATCCTGGTCCCATTGATTTAAATTTAGAGCTTAGAGATAGGTCAAGCTTGCCTTGGTTTAGAGGATTGGCTCTAGCTAGGTCTGGGCTATAGTTAAATCTTTGGTGACAGCGTTCGCAGTTTGAAGTTCTAAAGTTTGTAGCTCCGTCAAGGTGACCGCCGGCTCCGTGACACTCCTCACAGCTTACGCCTTTAGAGATAGTGTGCTTTTGAAGCTCTTTGGCATTACCAAGAGCCGCATAGAACTCTTTCTTAGTTTTAAAGTCAAATTTGAACGGGTGGCAAACTTCGCAGTAAGAACCGTTTGCTTGGAAAAACATCGACTTTTTGTATTTAGCGGCGTATGAGGCTAGGCCTCTGACGTATCCGCCGTTATCGCCGTAATCAGCTAGAGTTTCCGGAAAATCAGGAACGAAATCTTTGATTTTCTTAACTGTTTCGGGAGTTAAATTTAACGCCCAAGTTCTTTGGAATTGGTTACCGCCTGCTACGATCTGACCTGTGCCGTCTCGTAGCAAACCGCCCTCTACGTGGTAAGTTCCGCGCAAAAGCCACGCGTCTATGTAGCCGAATTTGGTTCTTAGGTGTCCGACGGTCGCATAAATAACATCTGGAGTAATACCCTGAGGCAAGATAGACGCGGTATCCGGGCTAAATACCGGATCGGTTAGGTTGTTATTAACCTCCGGGTGTTCGCCGGGGAAGCGGATAGTAGTGGCGTGGCGCGATCTGCTCCATACCTCGTACTGCGCAGGGTGGCACTCGCCGCACTTTTCGGATCCTACGAATTTGTTAGGAAACTGCAAAGACGAACCCGCAGGTATCCTATACATCATAGAGCTGTAGCCTTTACCGCCGTCTCTTTTACTAGCTTTTGACATGTCAAAGCCGTGACCTTCGGCAAGCCACTCAAGTCCACGGTCGTGAACGTCCAGTTTACCGACTGTTTTACCGCCGTATTTTGTGAAAATCGGGTGGTTTTTAAACAGCCACTCATACATCTCTTGCTCTTCTACGATGTAGTCTTGCAAGGATATTACGCCTCTACTTTGAAGCGTGCCTTTTGGGTTTGCTATGACGTCTCGCGCTTGTTGAGACATCTGCATGTTGTGTTCTTCGCAACAGGCTTGCGATGCGAAGACGCTAACGCCCATAAGCAAACCTAATAAGGTTTTACTTAAATTCCTCATTGCGCCCTCCTTATAAATTTTGGATCTAAAATCAAAAAGATTTCATACTGATAATGCTATCGTAAAAAGGGGGCGAAAAAAGGGGAAATTTAATAAATTATGAATTTTTAAATTTAATAGTAAATACTACGCCATTATTTATATTTTGCGCGTAAATTCGGGCGTTATTTTTTTCGGCTATTACCTTGCTCATATATAGTCCAAGCCCGCTGCCCGACTTTTTTGTAGTAAAATGCGGCTTGAAAATTTTATTTATCACGCCTTTATCTATGTTGCCGGCGTTATTTTCGAGCGTTATCGCTCGTTCTCCGTTTTGCAAAAGGGCGGTTATTAAAATTTGCATTCGGTTTGCTTGCGCCCGCTCTTGCGGCAGATTTAAAAATGCTTCTTTGGCGTTATTTATAATGTTAATTAAAATTTGAATGAGCTCGTTTATATTTCCGTAAAGCGTAAAATTTTCTTTTATCTCGACTTTTACGTCGATGACGTGCCTTTTGAGCGTCGCGTTTAAAATTTTACAAGCCTGCTCTATAGCTTGTTTTACGTCAAATTCGCTCTTTGGCATATTTGGATTAAAGAAATTTTTAAAGTCCTCGATAGTGTCAGACATAAATTTGATCTGCTCGTTTGCCTCTTCGATGGCCTCTTTTAGCCTCTGCTCGCTTAGTTTGCCTCGCTCGGAATAAAGCTCCAAATTTACCAGAGTCGAGCTGATCTGCGCTAGAGGCTGACGCCACTGGTGCGAGATGTTGCCGATCATTTCGCCCATCGAGGCCAGGCGGCTTTGATTTATCATCAAAAGCTCGTTTTGCAGCTTGGTTTTTTCGTTGCCTTTGTGGATTTTATAAACGAAAAATAAAAACGCCGCAAAGATCGCCGTGATCGCCACGCCGCTAACTATAAATTCTTGCTTGTGATAGAGCAAAATACTTTTTACCGGGATTTTAAAGCTCACCATTGCTATCGTGTCGCCGACTTTGCCCTCGAAATTATTTAAATTTCCGTATTGTTCGAGCATTTTTTTAGGCGCGCTGTTTATGTTGTGGCACTCGACGCAGGACGGGTGTGAGTTTTTGATAGGAAGGCCGACGAAAAAGTACGAGGCGTTTTGGTCTTTGATTACGTCAGAGTAGACCTCGTATTTGCCCTCCTTAAACCCTTCTAAAATTTCATTTTCAAACTCCGTGCCCTCGTGTTCGGGATTTAGCGGATTCGTCGCCGTTAGCCTGTAGTCGTAGTTTATGTTTTTTTTAGCGAGCTGGATTTTGTAAATTTGACGCGTGATGTAGGATGAGGACATGAGTCTGGGGTCAAAAAGGTCTTTGTCTATGATGCCGTGATCTTTTAGCTCATCTATGAGCGGGCGCTGGACGGTAGAGATGTAGTCGCGTATGCCGTTCATCGCATCTAGCACGTAAACGGCCTCCTGCTTGGCGTCTTTTAGCGCAAGATCGCGGTAAAAGTTAAAAACCAAAACGGTAATGGCGCCGTACAAAACGACGAGCAGCAGGACGATAAATTTAAATTTGGACTTCACATAGATATCCTACGCCGTATAAATTTTTGATTGTGTCTTTGCCGATCTTGCGGCGCAGCTCTTTTACGATGGTTTTGATGGCCTCTTTGGTCGGCTGTTCAAATTCCCACATGTAGTCAAATAGCTGTTCGTAAGTGATGGTTTGGTTTTTGTTGTTTAAAAAATACTCCAAAAGCTTGCTCTCGCTTTTGGAGAGGCGACAGGCCTCTTCCTTTATGTATATGATTTTTTTACTAAAGTCGTATTTGAGGTCGTCGTTGATACTAAACATCGGCGTATGATCGATGAGCTCCATCGCGACGTCTTCTAGCGCTTTTATAAACGTATCTTTATCGTAGGGCTTTGAGAGATATCTCGTGATCTTTAGCTCGACCGCGCGCCACAGATACTCTTGCTCAGTGTGGCTTGAGATGATGACGATAGGGATTTTGCGGTTTGCACAGCGGATCTTTTTGGCTACCTCTAATCCGTCCATGTGCGGGACGCTGACGTCTAGGACGAGCGCGTCGTATGAGCCGCTCATAGCCTCATCTAGCGCCTCGATGCCGTCGCTTACGCCTTTTACTTCGGCAAAAAACAGCTCGAGGGAGTCGATCATATTTTTTAATATATATGGTTCATCTTCTAAGCAAAGGACTTTTTTGTTGGATAAAACATCTAAAATAGAGTAATCTTGCATCTTTTTCTCGTACTAAATTTTACCGATACTAACACAAGCAAGCTTAAAATACTATTTTCAAGGATTGAGATATTAACTATAAAATATAAATTAATCAAAGTTTTTTGATGAAGCAAAATTTGGGGAAAAATTTAAAAGTTGGTGGAGTTAAGCGGGATCGAACCGCCGACCTCTTGAATGCCATTCAAGCGCTCTCCCAGCTGAGCTATAACCCCAATTGTTGAAAAGATTTTGGAATTATATCATTTTTATCTTACGAAATTTTGAAATTTGACGAAATAAAATAAAATTTTAAGCAAAAATCAGCTAAAATCTCATTTTTCAAATAAAATGCGGGAATAGCTCAGGGGTAGAGCACAACCTTGCCAAGGTTGGGGTCGCGAGTTCGAATCTCGTTTCCCGCTCCATCGGTTTTAAATTTAGGGAATTTTTGCCCGGGTGGCGGAATGGTAGACGCAAGGGACTTAAAATCCCTCGGTATTTTTTACCGTACCGGTTCAAGTCCGGTTTCGGGCACCATTGACTTTTAGGCGACATAGCCAAGTGGTAAGGCATGAGCCTGCAAAGCTTTGATCCCCGGTTCGAATCCGGGTGTCGCCTCCAAAAATTATAAGGAGAGAAAATGCGTTATTTACTAGTG encodes the following:
- the ccsA gene encoding cytochrome c biogenesis protein CcsA, yielding MGVNLFRFFTSYKFALCLLFILAAGAGVATFLESIYDTQTAKILVYEARWYECVMGAATLGLLDIIIKTKMWRRFGSFVLHAAFIVIFIGAALTRYLGAEGVLHVRAGESENEMVSVKPFLQIRTKDAFFEYPLNLSQIGDNNFSFTQSINSKNFTVKFDSYKPAPKGERGTLVVKAGFEGQREQTAKIHGGVGWLGEPSTLNFDGEEIMLTWGSKLVSLPFSIKLIKFELERYPGSQSPSSYSSDVEALSDAGEVLTRYKIYMNHPLNLQGFKLFQSSYDADEQGTVLEVNRDPGKIPTYIGYFLLCVGVIGNFFTKNSRFLKLINFIKNSRFSLVAAFIALGFLNFSANAAEQNESEILKTFATNTAAHANGEFAKLLVQDYAGRIKPLSTEAGEIVNKISGTDSLYGLSAEQIVLGMNLNPALWQDIKIVKIKNGEIKKMLNLSGDYASFRDAFDANGEYKLAAQVEAANEKPLSKRGTLDNDLIKFDERLNIAYLTFKGTFFKFIPVANDPQNAWLSPNDAFGDERVDTNAKSMLNDYITGLQEGIADNDWSKADSALAALRNYQRTASEEILPSVSRVDAEVFYNRASVFKKLVYFYWILGFAALLLGLASVFLSRRILPLERAILAAFALGFAVHTAALALRWYVSGHAPWSDSYESMIYIGWSGALAGMIFFRRSLLALAAAALLAGIVMLVAHMSFVNPQITNLVPVLKSYWLSIHVSVITASYGFLGLGCVLGLIALGLMAFKNKASEARLNEQIRYIAAINEASLIIGLCLLTLGNFFGGIWANESWGRYWGWDSKETWSYVSILVYAIALHLRFIPKLNSLYVFLIASVFSYASIAMTYFGVNFYLTGMHSYASGDLPPVHISVYIALGCMLLITALAFRGRDVKTI
- the nrfD gene encoding NrfD/PsrC family molybdoenzyme membrane anchor subunit, which translates into the protein MNGAINFTATFSHGVEWGWPIAVYLLLAGMSGGALIVAILVKFYKNQTESTPLFKAASLLSLVTILLGMVCLVADLERPLLFWKILINYNFTSVMSVGVAALCVYIPLSFVACLYAFEDCLREFLTRNLSFLKGLFELVMKIVNALRPLLLALTLLFAVAICAYTGFLISVLVRFPILNTAVLPALFVASGLSAGIAGSSLIAALFFRADPHGGDLKTLHAVEWPVLAMEILLIGMIFVSLITGSDVQKAASVAFSEGFYAKMFWLGVVGVGFCVPLVLNFALGKKIAHTAFAFYVSALASVVGVLLLRMFILYAGQTYDIIM
- a CDS encoding 4Fe-4S dicluster domain-containing protein — translated: MKEQNTRRTFFKFLASGAAVAGATSVLGKSINLDAQTENGKKPHYGMIFDQNKCVGCTDCEIACKKVNSVPKGQMRLFIQDKTDPLNLKEKRYVRVSCQQCEDAPCVNVCPTKACHKDEKTGITTMNTDDCIACKYCIVACPYDVRFINHETRAAESCNFCLDTNLKDGHEPACIEACRYEAIVFGDLNDENSHISQLLRVKDSLRMHPECGTKPSLRYIPAVKLGV
- a CDS encoding FKBP-type peptidyl-prolyl cis-trans isomerase N-terminal domain-containing protein, giving the protein MRFKLSKNPLLALYLTAGCVLYASAADKEAMTQEQKESYSIGISTGTYISAQLKKQESLGVKFDSKALLDGFADAFKKEQKLTDEEIISLLNQRDEKLNKLTQNALKKALEKNLKEGEEFMAKNAKNKKVKTTKSGLQYEVIAVGDGDKPRPESVVALNYKAYLINGKVFDDTYSRNEPAILSMVNLIDGLQEGLMMMNGNSKYKFVIPSHLAYGDEGADEIPGGSTLIFEVELVKALKPGELAGAAKKLSETQPRNFHGAHSHGSSVGR
- a CDS encoding cytochrome c3 family protein, which codes for MRNLSKTLLGLLMGVSVFASQACCEEHNMQMSQQARDVIANPKGTLQSRGVISLQDYIVEEQEMYEWLFKNHPIFTKYGGKTVGKLDVHDRGLEWLAEGHGFDMSKASKRDGGKGYSSMMYRIPAGSSLQFPNKFVGSEKCGECHPAQYEVWSRSRHATTIRFPGEHPEVNNNLTDPVFSPDTASILPQGITPDVIYATVGHLRTKFGYIDAWLLRGTYHVEGGLLRDGTGQIVAGGNQFQRTWALNLTPETVKKIKDFVPDFPETLADYGDNGGYVRGLASYAAKYKKSMFFQANGSYCEVCHPFKFDFKTKKEFYAALGNAKELQKHTISKGVSCEECHGAGGHLDGATNFRTSNCERCHQRFNYSPDLARANPLNQGKLDLSLSSKFKSMGPGCGSEGSQSYFTAHYDKGMRCTTCHDPHDNTGPVVGDKTIKGVNYNSEQGYLSALYTKPKIRKDCQDCHKEQAYIASRADTHKDNTCASCHMPFMMSCENFYAIQFQDNAGFDTQRRSHIWKIDVDPARKSLVAGDAAKGPRDAKDWHFQRDKNGHNFVDLMWACARTSWADKDMQDTKGCHSPVLSELKPTLHFKNQKQVYDEVMGWQTPVKNDFSQVKIGIEGLYAILETKKLSPSDKTRVYELIEKAQDTVDLLQKDGSWGMHGFKYTKQRLDASKEYIKEAQRIINNNL
- a CDS encoding c-type heme family protein encodes the protein MKSKFKFIVLLLVVLYGAITVLVFNFYRDLALKDAKQEAVYVLDAMNGIRDYISTVQRPLIDELKDHGIIDKDLFDPRLMSSSYITRQIYKIQLAKKNINYDYRLTATNPLNPEHEGTEFENEILEGFKEGKYEVYSDVIKDQNASYFFVGLPIKNSHPSCVECHNINSAPKKMLEQYGNLNNFEGKVGDTIAMVSFKIPVKSILLYHKQEFIVSGVAITAIFAAFLFFVYKIHKGNEKTKLQNELLMINQSRLASMGEMIGNISHQWRQPLAQISSTLVNLELYSERGKLSEQRLKEAIEEANEQIKFMSDTIEDFKNFFNPNMPKSEFDVKQAIEQACKILNATLKRHVIDVKVEIKENFTLYGNINELIQILINIINNAKEAFLNLPQERAQANRMQILITALLQNGERAITLENNAGNIDKGVINKIFKPHFTTKKSGSGLGLYMSKVIAEKNNARIYAQNINNGVVFTIKFKNS
- a CDS encoding response regulator transcription factor — translated: MQDYSILDVLSNKKVLCLEDEPYILKNMIDSLELFFAEVKGVSDGIEALDEAMSGSYDALVLDVSVPHMDGLEVAKKIRCANRKIPIVIISSHTEQEYLWRAVELKITRYLSKPYDKDTFIKALEDVAMELIDHTPMFSINDDLKYDFSKKIIYIKEEACRLSKSESKLLEYFLNNKNQTITYEQLFDYMWEFEQPTKEAIKTIVKELRRKIGKDTIKNLYGVGYLCEVQI